From one Triticum urartu cultivar G1812 chromosome 3, Tu2.1, whole genome shotgun sequence genomic stretch:
- the LOC125547583 gene encoding protein GID8 homolog, whose product MATSKKVVTREEWEGKLRDVKIRKEDMNRLVMNFLVTEGFVDAADRFRVESGTQPEIDLATITDRMEVKKAVQSGNVQEAIEKINDLNPTILDTNPEIYFHLQQQKLIELIRVGKIHEALEFAQEELAPRGEENIAFLEEIEKTVALLVFEDVKNCPYGELLDVSQRLKTASEVNAAILTSQSHEKDPKLPSLLKMLIWAQNQLSEKAAYPQINNLSTADLEDPAI is encoded by the exons ATGGCGACCTCGAAGAAGGTGGTGACGCGCGAGGAGTGGGAGGGGAAGCTGCGCGACGTCAAGATCCGCAAGGAGGACATGAACCGCCTCGTCATGAACTTCCTCGTCACCGAGGGCTTCGTCGACGCCGCCGACCGCTTCCGCGTCGAGTCCGGCACCCAAC CGGAGATTGACCTGGCGACCATCACCGACCGGATGGAGGTGAAGAAGGCGGTTCAGTCGGGGAATGTGCAGGAGGCTATCGAGAAGATCAACGATCTCAACCCCACG ATTCTGGATACGAATCCTGAAATATACTTCCATCTGCAGCAACAAAAGCTGATAGAGTTGATTCGTGTGGGGAAAATACATGAAGCTTTGGAGTTTGCTCAAGAAGAACTTGCACCAAGAGGCGAAGAAAAT ATAGCCTTTCTCGAGGAAATAGAGAAAACAGTAGCACTTTTGGTTTTTGAAGATGTAAAGAACTGCCCATACGGGGAACTATTGGATGTTTCTCAACGTTTGAAGACAGCAAGTGAAGTTAACGCCGCCATCCTTACAAGCCAAAGCCATGAGAAAG ATCCAAAACTCCCTAgcctgttgaagatgttgatttGGGCTCAAAACCAGCTGAGCGAAAAGGCAGCATATCCACAAATCAATAACCTGTCCACTGCCGACCTAGAAGATCCAGCTATAtga
- the LOC125547584 gene encoding non-specific lipid-transfer protein 2P-like, producing MAVRKDMAMVAAMMVLALLALASTASAAAAPCNAGLLAACASPVMTGSKPSAACCSNLRAQQGCFCQFAKNPIYGRYIQSPYTRQTVATCGIALPHC from the coding sequence ATGGCGGTGAGGAAGGACATGGCCATGGTGGCGGCTATGATGGTGCTGGCGCTGCTGGCTCTGGCAAGCACAGCGAGCGCGGCCGCGGCGCCGTGCAACGCGGGGCTGCTGGCTGCGTGCGCGTCGCCTGTCATGACGGGGTCCAAGCCGAGCGCCGCGTGCTGCTCCAACCTGCGCGCGCAGCAGGGGTGCTTCTGCCAGTTCGCCAAGAACCCCATCTACGGTCGCTACATCCAAAGCCCCTACACCCGCCAGACCGTCGCTACCTGCGGCATCGCCCTGCCACACTGCTAG